The following proteins are encoded in a genomic region of Sparus aurata chromosome 23, fSpaAur1.1, whole genome shotgun sequence:
- the cd9r gene encoding CD9 antigen isoform X1 — protein sequence MALDGCGLCCKYLLIAFNIIFALLGFVFFGVGLWLRLSPNTRGIFQIEELNSSAFVMAVTVLIALGAVMLIVVSFGDYGACNQKICALQVFSVLVSILALAEVVLGVLAYANRDRVGLSIAEFYSSMYALYLSNGDPVIGVTLTFIHNTLHCCGVTGIPVIEMAVKTCPKPDGFFEKIVMPNCPGIIATVFDSKAALVMGLFVGTGALLLMAVICSSILSNKLRQASSSPQYIILTHSTSVLANPQPTQHELVSSSYPHPDQDPVVFTPLTVANIPVAQS from the exons ATGGCACTGGACGGATGTGGCCTCTGCTGCAAATACCTCCTCATCGCCTTCAACATTATCTTTGCG TTGTTGGGGTTCGTCTTCTTTGGTGTCGGGTTGTGGCTGAGGTTAAGCCCCAACACAAGAGGCATCTTCCAAATAGAAGAACTCAACTCAAGTGCATTTGTCATGG CTGTGACTGTGCTGATCGCTCTCGGGGCAGTGATGCTGATTGTCGTGTCGTTTGGAGACTACGGCGCCTGCAATCAGAAAATATGTGCTCTGCAAGTG TTCTCTGTCCTGGTGTCCATCCTTGCTTTAGCTGAAGTTGTCCTCGGAGTGCTCGCTTACGCCAACAGGGATCGG GTTGGGCTTAGCATTGCGGAGTTCTACAGTAGCATGTATGCTCTGTATTTGAGTAATGGAGACCCAGTCATCGGTGTCACTCTCACATTCATCCACAACACG CTGCACTGCTGTGGAGTGACCGGTATCCCAGTGATTGAGATGGCTGTAAAGACCTGTCCCAAACCAGATGGCTTCTTTGAGAAGATCGTCATGCCG AACTGTCCAGGGATCATCGCCACCGTCTTTGACTCTAAAGCAGCACTGGTGATGGGCCTCTTTGTGGGAACTGGAGCTCTTTTG CTCATGGCTGTGATTTGCAGCTCAATCCTCAGTAACAAACTGCGTCAGGCCTCCTCATCTCCTCAGTACATCATCCTGACTCACTCCACTTCTGTCCTGGCTAACCCTCAACCAACCCAGCATGAGCTCGTCTCCAGCTCGTACCCCCACCCTGACCAGGACCCGGTCGTTTTCACTCCTCTCACTGTAGCTAACATCCCTGTGGCTCAGTCTTAG
- the cd9r gene encoding CD9 antigen isoform X2: MALDGCGLCCKYLLIAFNIIFALLGFVFFGVGLWLRLSPNTRGIFQIEELNSSAFVMAVTVLIALGAVMLIVVSFGDYGACNQKICALQVFSVLVSILALAEVVLGVLAYANRDRVGLSIAEFYSSMYALYLSNGDPVIGVTLTFIHNTLHCCGVTGIPVIEMAVKTCPKPDGFFEKIVMPNCPGIIATVFDSKAALVMGLFVGTGALLITAVICTIILITQLKKVHQEVTAYYTNVY; the protein is encoded by the exons ATGGCACTGGACGGATGTGGCCTCTGCTGCAAATACCTCCTCATCGCCTTCAACATTATCTTTGCG TTGTTGGGGTTCGTCTTCTTTGGTGTCGGGTTGTGGCTGAGGTTAAGCCCCAACACAAGAGGCATCTTCCAAATAGAAGAACTCAACTCAAGTGCATTTGTCATGG CTGTGACTGTGCTGATCGCTCTCGGGGCAGTGATGCTGATTGTCGTGTCGTTTGGAGACTACGGCGCCTGCAATCAGAAAATATGTGCTCTGCAAGTG TTCTCTGTCCTGGTGTCCATCCTTGCTTTAGCTGAAGTTGTCCTCGGAGTGCTCGCTTACGCCAACAGGGATCGG GTTGGGCTTAGCATTGCGGAGTTCTACAGTAGCATGTATGCTCTGTATTTGAGTAATGGAGACCCAGTCATCGGTGTCACTCTCACATTCATCCACAACACG CTGCACTGCTGTGGAGTGACCGGTATCCCAGTGATTGAGATGGCTGTAAAGACCTGTCCCAAACCAGATGGCTTCTTTGAGAAGATCGTCATGCCG AACTGTCCAGGGATCATCGCCACCGTCTTTGACTCTAAAGCAGCACTGGTGATGGGCCTCTTTGTGGGAACTGGAGCTCTTTTG ATTACTGCCGTGATCTGCACCATTATCCTCATAACACAACTCAAGAAAGTCCATCAGGAGGTCACCGCGTACTACACAAACGTGTACTAA